Proteins encoded within one genomic window of Spirulina major PCC 6313:
- a CDS encoding ABC transporter permease: MNRLGSQVINDAVAVAQRILWEMGRRRRSLVFWGVFPLSVLILMGVILADRAELPLSLALELAAPATLAGAALFFSCVGGTVATLVAEREQQTLKRLFLSPLSGEGYFLGICGAQGAIALGQTVLLYGVARGMGARFVGAWWLGVVIVGLSILAYVGVGFLLGTQLARRTEDVNTLIAAFGVPLLILGGAFLPTMIFPASLLTIAQFNPIFHMTEALTGVWADGATVGDIRDHLSILAGFAIAMLILGGLSYQQMLRRERRF, from the coding sequence ATGAACAGATTAGGCTCGCAGGTTATCAATGATGCCGTTGCTGTGGCGCAGCGAATTTTGTGGGAAATGGGGCGGCGGCGGCGGAGTCTGGTGTTTTGGGGGGTGTTTCCGCTGTCGGTGTTGATTTTGATGGGGGTGATTTTGGCCGATCGCGCTGAACTGCCCCTGTCCTTGGCGTTGGAATTGGCGGCTCCGGCAACCCTGGCGGGGGCGGCGTTGTTTTTTAGCTGCGTCGGCGGTACGGTGGCGACCTTGGTGGCGGAACGGGAACAACAGACCCTGAAACGGTTGTTTCTCTCGCCCTTGAGTGGGGAGGGGTATTTCCTGGGCATCTGTGGGGCCCAGGGGGCGATCGCTCTCGGTCAAACAGTGCTGCTCTATGGTGTGGCGCGGGGGATGGGAGCGCGATTTGTCGGGGCGTGGTGGTTGGGTGTGGTGATTGTTGGGCTGAGTATCTTGGCCTATGTGGGGGTAGGGTTTTTGTTGGGGACGCAATTGGCCCGCCGCACGGAGGATGTCAATACCCTGATCGCCGCGTTTGGTGTACCGTTGCTGATTCTGGGGGGCGCGTTTTTACCCACAATGATTTTTCCGGCATCTCTCCTCACGATCGCCCAATTTAACCCCATCTTTCACATGACCGAGGCCTTAACGGGGGTGTGGGCGGACGGGGCGACCGTGGGTGACATTCGGGATCATCTGAGCATTTTGGCCGGATTTGCGATCGCCATGCTGATCCTTGGTGGGCTGTCCTATCAGCAGATGCTCCGCCGTGAACGTCGGTTTTAG
- a CDS encoding Mo-dependent nitrogenase C-terminal domain-containing protein, protein MTNPAQSYHYTDAQVSVWLRGLLTIAWADGHFDPEEQDLITQLTQDDLAPATDLGDLKPISAAELAQTLGDDPTTAENFMRTAVMMALANGVYSIEESKVVNGFLAALGLEVDALKSLEHTLYDPEKHDLQADDAFVDEALTEEITKAKTPKSGHPPKPAIDPLHPVRDWLDGMDMHDPRVARFICKMVPPQCPFERDVVLFGHKIVHIPPMCKINPLYEQLVGLRFRALSYLADDQGEDITPYI, encoded by the coding sequence ATGACGAATCCGGCGCAATCCTATCACTACACCGATGCCCAAGTTTCCGTTTGGTTACGGGGACTGCTGACCATTGCCTGGGCTGACGGTCACTTTGACCCCGAAGAACAAGACCTGATTACCCAACTCACCCAAGACGATCTTGCCCCCGCCACGGATCTCGGTGATCTCAAACCCATTTCCGCCGCTGAACTGGCCCAAACCCTAGGCGACGACCCCACCACCGCAGAAAACTTCATGCGGACTGCCGTGATGATGGCCCTGGCCAATGGGGTCTATTCCATCGAAGAGTCGAAGGTGGTCAACGGGTTTCTCGCGGCCCTCGGCTTAGAAGTGGATGCCCTCAAGTCGCTAGAACATACTCTCTATGATCCGGAGAAACATGATCTTCAGGCCGATGATGCGTTTGTGGATGAAGCCTTGACCGAGGAAATTACCAAAGCGAAAACGCCGAAATCTGGTCACCCGCCCAAACCGGCCATTGATCCCCTCCATCCGGTGCGCGATTGGCTTGATGGGATGGATATGCACGATCCACGGGTGGCGCGATTTATCTGTAAGATGGTTCCGCCTCAATGCCCCTTTGAGCGCGATGTGGTGCTTTTTGGCCACAAAATCGTCCATATTCCGCCGATGTGTAAGATTAATCCGCTCTATGAACAGCTTGTGGGCTTGCGGTTCCGGGCTTTGTCCTATCTGGCTGATGACCAGGGCGAGGATATTACTCCGTATATTTAA
- a CDS encoding glycosyltransferase: MSRIGVVTIGRNEGDRLIRCLQSLRDRLPDDVPIVYVDSGSTDDSMARAAALGVRTIALDLSIPFTAARSRNTGFYRLLETDPDLDYVQFLDGDCELMAGWIEAAIAHLDANPDCAIVCGRRRERFPDTSPYNRLADMEWNTPVGPAPACGGDSLARVKALQGVNGFNPRLICGEEPEMCIRLRQQGWTIFRLDVDMTLHDAAMTQFKQFWKRSVRGGWAVAEGYVMYGQPPEQYMQRQYKSGWLWGIVVPLLGLLLAWPTRGLSLLLWLGYPYLIWRVYRYRRQSFRDRPTHARLYAVYTVLSKLPQAIGQLQYWLTQWRGKQATLIEYKG, translated from the coding sequence ATGAGTCGGATTGGTGTGGTGACAATTGGCCGGAATGAGGGCGATCGCCTCATCCGGTGTCTTCAGTCGTTGCGCGATCGCTTGCCGGACGATGTGCCGATTGTTTATGTGGATTCGGGATCAACGGATGACAGCATGGCCCGTGCCGCAGCCCTCGGTGTGCGCACCATTGCCCTAGATTTGTCGATTCCCTTCACCGCCGCCCGCAGCCGTAACACGGGGTTTTATCGCCTCCTAGAGACTGATCCCGACCTCGACTATGTGCAGTTTTTAGACGGCGATTGTGAATTGATGGCGGGCTGGATCGAGGCGGCGATCGCGCACCTCGACGCGAATCCCGATTGTGCGATCGTCTGTGGTCGTCGTCGCGAACGCTTCCCCGATACCTCCCCCTACAATCGCCTCGCTGACATGGAATGGAATACCCCCGTGGGCCCCGCCCCTGCCTGCGGTGGCGATTCCCTCGCCCGCGTCAAAGCCCTCCAAGGGGTGAATGGATTTAACCCGCGCCTGATCTGTGGTGAAGAGCCGGAGATGTGCATTCGTCTCCGTCAACAGGGCTGGACAATTTTTCGCCTTGACGTAGATATGACCCTCCACGATGCGGCAATGACCCAATTTAAGCAATTTTGGAAGCGATCGGTGCGGGGCGGCTGGGCGGTGGCCGAAGGCTATGTGATGTATGGCCAACCGCCGGAACAGTATATGCAACGGCAATACAAAAGCGGCTGGCTCTGGGGGATCGTGGTTCCCCTGCTGGGGCTGCTCCTCGCCTGGCCCACCCGTGGCCTGAGCCTGCTCCTCTGGTTGGGCTATCCCTATTTGATCTGGCGAGTCTATCGCTATCGTCGCCAATCCTTTCGCGATCGCCCCACCCATGCCCGCCTCTACGCCGTCTATACCGTCCTCTCCAAACTCCCCCAAGCGATCGGCCAACTGCAATATTGGCTCACCCAATGGCGCGGCAAACAAGCCACCCTGATTGAATACAAAGGATAA
- a CDS encoding nitroreductase family protein produces the protein MPKPTETTYPIHPLIRDRWSPLAFDPRPVEPAKLGSLLEAARWAASCYNEQPWFFLVATADQPAEFERMFSCIVEANQSWAKAASVLMIGVASRTFARNGNENRHGYHDLGAAIANLATQATALDLVVHAMGGFDPDRARELYQIPPSYDPVTAIAVGYQGELRQLPTEQLQQREAAPRSRKPLTDFVFTGQWNQTAPWLARS, from the coding sequence ATGCCGAAGCCCACTGAAACCACCTACCCGATCCATCCCCTGATTCGCGATCGCTGGAGTCCCCTCGCCTTTGACCCTCGCCCCGTTGAACCCGCCAAACTCGGCAGCCTCCTCGAAGCGGCTCGCTGGGCCGCCTCTTGTTATAACGAGCAACCGTGGTTTTTCTTGGTCGCCACCGCCGATCAACCCGCCGAATTTGAACGGATGTTCAGTTGCATCGTCGAAGCTAATCAATCCTGGGCCAAAGCCGCTTCGGTGCTGATGATTGGGGTGGCATCGCGCACCTTTGCCCGCAATGGTAACGAGAACCGCCATGGATATCACGACCTAGGGGCAGCGATCGCCAACCTCGCCACCCAAGCCACCGCCCTCGACCTGGTTGTCCACGCCATGGGCGGCTTCGACCCCGATCGCGCCCGCGAACTCTACCAAATCCCCCCCAGTTACGACCCGGTGACGGCGATCGCCGTCGGCTATCAAGGCGAACTGCGCCAACTGCCCACGGAGCAACTCCAACAGCGCGAAGCCGCCCCCCGCAGCCGCAAACCCCTAACGGATTTCGTCTTTACCGGCCAATGGAACCAAACCGCCCCCTGGTTAGCACGATCATAG
- the ychF gene encoding redox-regulated ATPase YchF, which translates to MLRAGIVGLPNVGKSTLFNALVANAKADAANFPFCTIEPNVGVVAVPDPRLTVLGDLSKSKQIVPTRIEFVDIAGLVKGASQGEGLGNQFLANIREVDAIVHVVRCFDDDDIIHVAGSVDPVRDIEVINLELALADLFQVERRIDRVRKQARANKDAQVELEVLQKLQTALDAGQSARLVELDPEEAELIKSLGLLTRKPVIYATNVSEDDLASGNAWVEAVQTVATQEHAKVVIISAQVESELVELSAEEAADFLDALGVTEGGLKSLIRATYDLLGLRTYLTTGETETRAWTIIAGMTAPQAAGVIHTDFERGFIRAETVSYEDLVATGSMTAAKEKGLVRSEGKEYVVQEGDVMLFRFNV; encoded by the coding sequence ATGCTCAGAGCCGGAATCGTCGGACTCCCCAACGTTGGAAAATCTACTCTGTTTAACGCCCTTGTCGCCAATGCCAAGGCTGATGCCGCCAACTTCCCATTTTGCACCATTGAACCCAATGTCGGCGTGGTTGCCGTTCCTGATCCCCGCCTCACGGTACTCGGAGATCTCTCCAAATCCAAGCAAATTGTCCCGACTCGCATTGAATTTGTCGATATTGCCGGTTTGGTCAAAGGGGCAAGCCAAGGGGAAGGGCTGGGCAATCAGTTCCTGGCGAATATTCGCGAAGTGGATGCGATCGTCCATGTGGTGCGTTGTTTTGATGATGATGACATTATCCATGTGGCGGGTTCGGTTGATCCGGTGCGGGATATTGAGGTGATTAATTTGGAGCTTGCCCTGGCGGATCTGTTCCAAGTCGAACGCCGCATCGATCGCGTCCGTAAACAAGCTCGCGCCAATAAAGACGCTCAAGTGGAACTCGAAGTGCTGCAAAAATTGCAAACAGCCCTCGATGCGGGACAATCGGCCCGCCTGGTGGAGCTAGACCCCGAAGAAGCCGAACTGATTAAATCCCTCGGCCTCCTGACCCGTAAGCCGGTTATCTACGCCACTAATGTTTCCGAGGATGATCTCGCCAGCGGGAATGCTTGGGTGGAAGCGGTGCAAACCGTGGCAACCCAGGAACACGCCAAGGTGGTGATTATTTCCGCCCAGGTGGAATCGGAATTGGTGGAATTGTCGGCGGAAGAGGCGGCGGATTTTCTCGATGCCCTTGGGGTGACGGAGGGGGGCTTAAAGTCCTTGATCCGAGCGACCTATGATCTGCTGGGACTGCGCACCTATTTAACGACGGGAGAGACAGAAACCCGCGCCTGGACGATTATCGCCGGCATGACCGCGCCCCAAGCCGCTGGGGTGATTCACACGGATTTTGAGCGGGGCTTTATTCGGGCGGAAACGGTGTCCTATGAGGATTTGGTGGCGACGGGTTCGATGACGGCGGCGAAGGAGAAGGGTTTGGTGCGCAGTGAGGGGAAGGAGTATGTGGTGCAGGAGGGGGATGTGATGTTGTTCCGGTTTAATGTCTAG
- a CDS encoding response regulator gives MPEFNPSDFLILVVDDLSQNLKIMGSILDRQGYRVTIAQSGVQAINRVQQSHPNLILLDLMMPEMDGLQVCNYLKSTPEFEAIPILFLTASKDKEDILAAFEAGAVDFITKPFIKSEVLARIKTQLQLSRIQQSLQTQNIQLEKFSHNLKTLHRLDTRTYDSVAAIFDDHLATGCQMFGLAMGLITRVERDRTHVIAQKTTNSALALPMDYSMGHLSEISQKTYAVLQQTQPQNIDPISHQLPFPIATSFSTPIWVNGQLFGMLYFGDEERRDYPFQSHEVDVLELMARGLGKYIAVDQLEQERQKISKRKDELLAIAGHELRTPLTSISAAVRLLATGKLGEFNPQGQQLIDIAATNIDRLIRLINNLLNLERLESGELQMDKKSYAILELVEQAIAAMQPMAQKQEITLNYDKIPTTLNVWADGDQILQILTNLINNAIKFSPAQSAITIHTEVQDNLVKVLVNDQGRGIDPEQCDRIFERFKQVKTEDQNVYKGTGLGLAICREIIRQHHGSIWAESQINQGSTFIFTLPQSQD, from the coding sequence ATGCCGGAATTTAATCCTTCTGACTTTTTAATTTTAGTGGTCGATGATCTCAGTCAGAACTTGAAAATAATGGGATCTATTTTAGATCGCCAAGGGTATCGTGTGACGATTGCCCAAAGTGGAGTGCAAGCCATTAACCGTGTGCAACAATCACACCCGAATCTGATTTTATTGGACTTGATGATGCCCGAAATGGATGGCTTACAAGTCTGTAATTATCTTAAATCCACGCCTGAATTTGAAGCCATTCCCATCCTGTTTTTAACGGCAAGCAAAGATAAGGAAGATATTCTCGCTGCCTTTGAAGCCGGTGCTGTGGATTTTATTACCAAACCCTTTATCAAATCAGAGGTCTTGGCTCGGATTAAAACTCAGCTTCAATTGAGCCGCATCCAACAGTCACTCCAAACTCAAAATATTCAACTGGAAAAATTCAGCCATAACCTCAAAACGCTCCATCGTTTAGATACTCGAACCTATGATTCTGTGGCTGCTATTTTTGACGATCATTTAGCGACGGGTTGCCAAATGTTTGGCTTGGCAATGGGTCTGATTACCCGTGTGGAGCGCGATCGCACTCACGTCATTGCCCAAAAAACAACCAATTCGGCTTTGGCTTTGCCCATGGATTACAGCATGGGTCATCTGTCAGAAATTTCTCAAAAAACCTATGCTGTGCTACAGCAGACTCAACCCCAAAATATTGACCCCATTTCCCACCAGTTACCCTTTCCCATTGCCACCTCTTTCAGCACCCCGATCTGGGTGAATGGTCAACTGTTTGGCATGCTCTATTTCGGGGATGAGGAACGGCGAGACTATCCCTTTCAATCCCATGAAGTGGATGTTTTGGAGTTAATGGCGCGGGGCTTGGGCAAGTATATTGCAGTGGATCAACTTGAACAGGAGCGGCAAAAAATTTCAAAGCGGAAAGATGAATTACTGGCGATCGCAGGCCATGAATTACGAACTCCCCTCACTTCAATTTCTGCTGCGGTGCGGCTATTGGCAACGGGAAAGCTGGGCGAGTTCAACCCCCAAGGCCAGCAATTAATTGACATTGCCGCGACGAATATTGATCGATTGATTCGTCTGATTAACAATCTGTTGAATTTAGAACGCTTGGAGTCGGGAGAGTTGCAGATGGATAAAAAGAGCTACGCCATTCTGGAACTGGTGGAACAAGCGATCGCCGCCATGCAGCCCATGGCTCAAAAACAAGAAATTACCCTCAATTATGACAAGATTCCAACGACGTTGAATGTGTGGGCCGATGGCGACCAAATCTTGCAAATTCTCACCAATTTAATCAACAACGCGATTAAGTTTTCTCCTGCCCAGAGTGCTATTACCATTCACACCGAAGTCCAGGATAATCTGGTCAAAGTGCTTGTGAATGATCAAGGGCGAGGCATTGACCCGGAGCAGTGCGATCGCATTTTTGAACGCTTTAAACAGGTTAAAACCGAGGATCAAAATGTGTATAAAGGCACGGGTCTGGGTTTGGCTATTTGTCGAGAAATTATCCGCCAACACCACGGCTCGATTTGGGCGGAAAGTCAAATTAATCAGGGAAGTACCTTCATTTTTACGCTGCCGCAATCTCAGGATTAG
- the rseP gene encoding RIP metalloprotease RseP encodes MSVLAAIAVLGLLIAVHELGHFAAARLQNIHVNRFAIGFGPVLLRHQGPQTEYSLRAIPLGGFVGFPDDDPDSEIPPDDPNLLRNRPLLDRAIVISAGVIANLILAYVLLVTQIATVGIPEVHFNPGVVVPEVMTTGDVHAAEQAGLQAGDIILAVDQTPLPPEAEAVRSLMATIQASPSQELTLTVRRNQDTLTLPITPEAGADGLGKIGVTLSPNQNITRQRTSIIGAFSSGATEFQRLTRLILIGFGTLVSNFQETAGQVASPVKIVEIGANLADSDLSSLFQFGALISINLAIINILPLPALDGGQLAFLIIEGVMGKPLPGRIQDGIMQTGIVLLMGLGVFLIVRDTVNLAIVQDLFQERP; translated from the coding sequence ATGTCCGTTTTGGCAGCGATCGCCGTCCTTGGCCTCCTGATTGCAGTGCATGAACTGGGTCACTTTGCCGCCGCTCGGTTGCAAAATATCCACGTCAATCGATTTGCGATCGGGTTTGGCCCCGTCTTGCTCCGTCACCAAGGCCCTCAAACTGAATATTCTCTCCGCGCCATTCCCCTCGGTGGCTTCGTCGGCTTTCCCGATGATGATCCTGACAGTGAAATCCCCCCCGATGACCCGAACCTGCTGCGCAATCGTCCGCTCCTAGATCGTGCGATCGTGATTAGTGCCGGGGTGATTGCCAACCTGATTTTGGCCTACGTCCTCCTCGTGACGCAGATCGCCACCGTCGGCATTCCCGAAGTGCATTTCAATCCCGGTGTGGTTGTCCCGGAAGTGATGACCACGGGCGATGTCCATGCCGCCGAACAAGCCGGCCTCCAAGCCGGTGACATTATCCTCGCCGTGGATCAAACCCCCCTCCCCCCTGAAGCCGAAGCCGTGCGCAGTTTGATGGCCACGATCCAGGCTTCCCCCAGTCAGGAGCTAACCTTGACGGTGCGCCGCAACCAAGACACCCTCACCCTCCCGATCACCCCGGAAGCGGGCGCGGATGGTCTCGGTAAAATTGGGGTCACCCTTTCCCCCAACCAAAACATCACCCGCCAACGCACCAGCATCATCGGCGCGTTTAGCAGCGGTGCGACGGAGTTTCAACGCTTGACGCGGTTGATTTTGATCGGGTTCGGGACGTTGGTGAGTAATTTCCAAGAGACGGCGGGCCAAGTGGCTAGCCCGGTGAAAATTGTCGAAATTGGCGCAAATTTAGCCGATTCTGACCTGAGTAGTTTGTTTCAATTCGGGGCGTTGATCAGTATCAACCTGGCGATTATCAATATTCTGCCCCTGCCGGCATTAGATGGGGGACAGTTGGCGTTTTTGATCATTGAAGGGGTGATGGGTAAACCCCTGCCGGGCCGGATTCAAGATGGCATTATGCAAACGGGGATTGTGTTGTTGATGGGTTTAGGGGTGTTTTTGATTGTGCGGGATACGGTGAATCTTGCCATTGTGCAAGACCTGTTCCAAGAACGACCCTAG
- the nth gene encoding endonuclease III has product MARSLPKQRANAILLRLHSLYPDATCSLTYQSPVQLLVATILSAQCTDERVNLVTPALFAAYPDAIALAGCDRTHLETLIHSTGFYRNKAKHIQGACHKIVTDFNGQVPQRMEDLLTLPGVARKTANVVLAHAFGILQGVTVDTHVKRLSTRLGLTKQTDPVKIERDLMKLIPQPDWENWSIRLIYHGRAVCKARKPDCGHCAIADLCPAAGQA; this is encoded by the coding sequence ATGGCGCGATCGCTCCCCAAACAACGAGCCAACGCGATCCTGCTGCGGCTCCATTCCCTTTATCCTGATGCCACCTGTAGCCTCACCTATCAATCCCCGGTGCAGCTATTGGTGGCGACGATTCTGTCGGCCCAATGCACCGATGAGCGGGTTAATCTTGTCACCCCGGCCCTGTTTGCGGCCTATCCTGATGCGATCGCCTTGGCCGGGTGCGATCGCACCCATCTCGAAACCCTGATCCACTCCACCGGCTTCTATCGCAACAAAGCCAAACACATTCAAGGCGCGTGCCACAAAATCGTCACTGACTTTAACGGCCAAGTCCCCCAACGCATGGAAGACCTGCTCACCTTGCCAGGAGTCGCCCGCAAAACCGCCAATGTCGTTTTGGCCCACGCCTTCGGCATCCTCCAAGGGGTGACGGTGGATACCCATGTCAAACGCTTGAGCACCCGGTTAGGGCTAACGAAACAAACCGATCCGGTCAAAATCGAGCGGGATTTGATGAAGCTAATCCCCCAACCGGACTGGGAAAATTGGTCAATTCGCTTGATTTACCACGGGCGGGCGGTGTGCAAGGCGCGGAAACCGGATTGCGGCCATTGTGCGATCGCTGACCTCTGCCCCGCTGCGGGCCAGGCATAG